Genomic window (Shimia isoporae):
CCCCTTCTTTGCCAGCTTTGCTTCGGCCTTGTCCCGCGCATTCTGTAGGTCGTCGTCCGTCACGGCATCAGGCATGCGTATCATCGCGGTCCATCGCCATTTGTCACGCTCGGACCGGACAAAGCTGCCGGGATCATCGGCCCACCAAAGGCTTTCTTGCGGTGGCACGACAAAGTCGGCTCCCAAAGCCTTTCGGGCAAACTTGATCCCGTAAGCCAAGGGATACAACGCCTTCAAAGCACGCCCGTAAACGGGTCCGCCGGGATCGCCTTGGCCTGTGATAGACAGAAACTGCAAGCGAGGCACCACGATCTGGTCCCAGCGCCCGACTTTACCGCTGTAATAAGGCTTGTCGGCCTTCTTGAAGTCAATCTTTCCGGTCATGCAGGTTTCTCCGCCAGTGGGAGACAAATCTCCGTCAGCAAATCCTCGGGCTTCGTATCCAACGGGCTGTTCAGGTAAATCTCGAAACATGGCGCATCACCAGGCATCTCGCCGCTTTCAGGCAACCACTTTCCAAACAGGGCATCGTATCCTTGGGGGATGAGGTCATAGGGCCCGCGTAACGTCAGAACGGCGTAACGTCCGCCAGATATGGTAAAACCCTCAAGGTCTTCAGGCACTTCGTTCAAACGCAATTCGGCTCCTGCCATTGAGCGAAGATCCGGTTCCGGCTTGGCCTCGGGGTTGTCGAAGTAAATGCCGACAGGATTTCCCAGCCTCGGCCACAGACCGTTAGCTTCACAAAGGCCAAAGAAGGCCTCGAATGCGGTTCCAATCCGGCTATACGCACCCTTGTGCACGACACCGGCAATCACCCGCGGTGGCTCTTCACGAACACTGACTGGAAACATCGGTCCTTCCCCCTCTTTACGTGTCATCAGAGGCGCCACATGCACGCCCTGTTTTCTGAATTTCGCGGGACTCGCGCCGTATTGTGACGCAAATGCCCGCCCGAAACTGCGCGGGTTGTCATACCCCACTGCGCGTGAAATCTCGTCCGGGGCGGCATCTTCCAGAAGCAACAAGCATGCGGCCTTGTGCAACCGCACCCTGCGCACGGCCTGCGCACAGGTTTCTCCCGTCATGGCGTGGAAAATCCGATGCCAGTGAAATCGGCTCATCGCGGCTTCATCAGCAAGCCGGTCCAGCGACATGTCACCGGCCGGATTGTCGTGAATGTACCTGAGCACCCGCATCAGCCGCTTGTCGTAGTTGGCCACACCCAGCCCTTTCTTCGTCATTGCAAACACCTTGCCACAGGGGCGCGGCACAAATCTTGCTGAATTCACCCAGCCGCCACAGCCGTTGCAATTCCCTCAGGTCAGCGTCATATAGCGAAGTCACAAGGCAAACCCGCCAAAGAGGATGCGATGACCAACTATCTCGACTTCGAAAAACCCCTCGCCGAAATTGAGGGCAAGGCCGAAGAGCTGCGCGCACTGGCGCGGACCAACGAAGAAATGGATGTCGCCGACGAAGCTGCCGCTCTGGACAAGAAAGCGGCAGACCTGCTTCAGGAGCTTTACAAAGACCTGACCCCTTGGCGCAAATGCCAGGTTGCGCGCCACCCCGAGCGTCCGCACACCAAAGATTACATCGAAGCGCTTTTCACTGAATTCACGCCGCTGGCTGGGGATCGCAATTTTGCCGACGACCTCGCCGTGACCGGCGGCCTGGCCCGTTTCAACGATCAACCGGTAATGGTGATCGGCCATGAAAAAGGCCACGACACCAAATCCCGCATCGCGCACAACTTCGGCATGGCCCGTCCCGAGGGCTACCGTAAGGCCGTGCGTCTCATGGAAATGGCCGACCGCTTCGGACTGCCGGTAATCGCACTGGTGGACACCACCGGCGCCTACCCGGGCAAAGGTGCCGAGGAGCGCGGTCAATCCGAAGCCATCGCGCGCTCGACCGAGGCCTGCCTGAACATCGGCGTGCCGCTGATCTCAGTGATCATTGGCGAGGGTGGCTCTGGCGGCGCCGTGGCCTTTGCGACTGCCAACCGTGTCGCAATGCTGGAACACTCAGTCTACTCGGTGATCTCGCCCGAAGGCTGCGCATCCATTCTCTGGAAAGATGCCGAAAAGATGCGCGAAGCGGCTGAAGCGCTGCGCCTGACCGCACAAGATCTGAAGAAACTGGGCGTGGCTGATCGCATCATCGAAGAACCGATGGGCGGCGCGCACCGCAACGCCAAAGCAACAATCGACAGTGTCCAAAAAGCGATTGCGGCAATGCTAAAGGAACTGAGCAAAAAAGACAGCAAGGCGCTGATCGCCGATCGTCGAAAAAAGTTTCTGGACGTGGGCAAAAAGGGTCTGGCTGCTTAAGCCATCATCCGGATCTCCCGCCAAAAAGAGCCGCCCCTTTCGGGGCGGTTTTTTGTTGGGCGTGGCTCAGCTTCGCTGAGCCTGTGGGTATTTTTGACCAGAAAGAAATAGTTCAGCAAAAGCGTGTTTTCGTCGCTTGAAGGCGGCGCGGTGTGCGCTAGGCTGGGCACATGTTGGCGATCCTCAGACATCCGACCTTTGCACGACTTTTTGCCGCACAGATCGTGGCGCTTGTGGGCACAGGTCTGTTAACAATCGCGCTTGGCCTCCTTGCCTATGATCTGGCTGGACCGCAGGCCGGCGCCGTGCTGGGCATGGCCTACACGATCAAAATGGTGGCCTATGTCGGGCTGTCCCCGGTGATGGGCGCGCTGGTGGCACGACTTCCGCGCCGCGCTGTATTGATCGCCGCGGACCTGATCCGGTTTGGTGTCGCGTTGTGCCTGCCGTTTGTCGACAGCGTTGCGCAGGTCTATGGCCTTATCTTTGTTTTGCAGGCCGCCTCCGCAACCTTCACCCCGACATTTCAGGCAACCATACCAGACATTTTGACGGATGAAGCCGAATATACTCGCGCACTTTCGCTCTCACGCCTTGCCTATGATCTGGAGAATTTGCTCTCACCCGCTCTCGCGGGGGCCCTGTTGTTGTTCGTGAGCTACTCGGGATTGTTTGTAGGCACCGCGCTAGGTTTTCTGCTGTCTACCCTGCTGATCTGGCAAACCAGTCTTCCCGGTCGAACAGACACGAAGGAGCGGCCATTTTTGCAACGGGTCACCCGAGGCGGCTGGATTTACCTCGCCACGCCACGCCTGCGGGGACTGCTGGCTTACAACACCGCAGCCGCTGCAGCCGGCGCCTTTGTTCTTGTCAACTCGGTGGTCATGGTACGCGA
Coding sequences:
- a CDS encoding GyrI-like domain-containing protein, giving the protein MTGKIDFKKADKPYYSGKVGRWDQIVVPRLQFLSITGQGDPGGPVYGRALKALYPLAYGIKFARKALGADFVVPPQESLWWADDPGSFVRSERDKWRWTAMIRMPDAVTDDDLQNARDKAEAKLAKKGEDVFALQEVTLTSLEEGTCLQTLHVGPYADEAPVLAELHDVVMPEAGLTFGGHHHEIYLGDPRRVPPEKLRTILRQPVTAV
- a CDS encoding AraC family transcriptional regulator; this translates as MTKKGLGVANYDKRLMRVLRYIHDNPAGDMSLDRLADEAAMSRFHWHRIFHAMTGETCAQAVRRVRLHKAACLLLLEDAAPDEISRAVGYDNPRSFGRAFASQYGASPAKFRKQGVHVAPLMTRKEGEGPMFPVSVREEPPRVIAGVVHKGAYSRIGTAFEAFFGLCEANGLWPRLGNPVGIYFDNPEAKPEPDLRSMAGAELRLNEVPEDLEGFTISGGRYAVLTLRGPYDLIPQGYDALFGKWLPESGEMPGDAPCFEIYLNSPLDTKPEDLLTEICLPLAEKPA
- a CDS encoding acetyl-CoA carboxylase carboxyltransferase subunit alpha, producing the protein MTNYLDFEKPLAEIEGKAEELRALARTNEEMDVADEAAALDKKAADLLQELYKDLTPWRKCQVARHPERPHTKDYIEALFTEFTPLAGDRNFADDLAVTGGLARFNDQPVMVIGHEKGHDTKSRIAHNFGMARPEGYRKAVRLMEMADRFGLPVIALVDTTGAYPGKGAEERGQSEAIARSTEACLNIGVPLISVIIGEGGSGGAVAFATANRVAMLEHSVYSVISPEGCASILWKDAEKMREAAEALRLTAQDLKKLGVADRIIEEPMGGAHRNAKATIDSVQKAIAAMLKELSKKDSKALIADRRKKFLDVGKKGLAA
- a CDS encoding MFS transporter; protein product: MLAILRHPTFARLFAAQIVALVGTGLLTIALGLLAYDLAGPQAGAVLGMAYTIKMVAYVGLSPVMGALVARLPRRAVLIAADLIRFGVALCLPFVDSVAQVYGLIFVLQAASATFTPTFQATIPDILTDEAEYTRALSLSRLAYDLENLLSPALAGALLLFVSYSGLFVGTALGFLLSTLLIWQTSLPGRTDTKERPFLQRVTRGGWIYLATPRLRGLLAYNTAAAAAGAFVLVNSVVMVRETYGLGETGLAVAMGAFGAGSMLSALLLPRLLDQVPDRPVMGAAALALSALTLLHGAVFWLGGALSWPLFLGVWMLTGVLYSAVLTPSGRLLRRSARSEDRPAVFTAHFALSHACWLVTYPLAGWSGVKFGLDGSLIVMGTVALAATLVGRFLWQAAPAEIEHEHTNLPDDHPHLIKHGGRRHSHAIVIDDEHHVWPTQG